The following proteins come from a genomic window of Streptomyces sp. Sge12:
- a CDS encoding NUDIX hydrolase: MTAGYDPHAFEPFAVTVDLAVFTVRGGALHVLLIRRGQQPYAGAWALPGGFVLPRESAETAARRELAEETGLSEQLVAALHLEQLRTYSEPDRDPRMRVVSVAFTALVPDLPEPAAQGGGDAAHARWLALEEVTELAFDHAVILADARERIGSKLEYTCLATGFCPPEFTLGELQSIYETVWNTTLDRPNFRRKVLATPGFVEAVPGAARLTGGRGKPAALYRPGPATTLHPPLLRPEGPTR, from the coding sequence ATGACCGCCGGCTATGACCCGCACGCCTTCGAGCCGTTCGCGGTGACCGTCGACCTGGCCGTGTTCACGGTGCGCGGCGGCGCCCTGCACGTCCTGCTGATCCGGCGCGGTCAGCAGCCGTACGCCGGGGCCTGGGCGCTGCCCGGCGGCTTCGTCCTGCCGCGGGAGTCCGCCGAGACCGCCGCCCGGCGCGAACTGGCCGAGGAGACCGGCCTGTCGGAGCAGCTCGTGGCGGCGCTCCACCTGGAACAGCTGCGCACGTACAGCGAGCCGGACCGGGACCCCCGGATGCGGGTGGTCTCGGTGGCCTTCACCGCACTCGTACCGGACCTGCCGGAGCCGGCGGCGCAGGGCGGCGGGGACGCGGCGCACGCCCGCTGGCTCGCACTGGAGGAGGTCACGGAACTGGCCTTCGACCACGCGGTGATCCTGGCGGACGCGCGGGAGCGGATCGGCTCCAAGCTGGAGTACACCTGCCTGGCCACCGGCTTCTGCCCGCCCGAGTTCACCCTCGGCGAGCTCCAGTCCATCTACGAGACCGTCTGGAACACCACCCTCGACCGCCCCAACTTCCGCCGCAAGGTCCTGGCGACACCGGGATTCGTCGAGGCCGTGCCGGGCGCGGCCCGGCTGACCGGCGGCCGCGGCAAACCGGCCGCCCTCTACCGGCCCGGCCCGGCGACCACCCTGCATCCCCCTCTGCTCCGACCGGAAGGACCCACTCGATGA
- a CDS encoding nucleotidyltransferase domain-containing protein encodes MLDALSLDLTPVVAEQPDPLLFATVSGAHLYGFPSRDSDIDLRGAHLLPAEDLLGLREPEETRTRMWDRDDVEMDLVTHDLRKFVRLMLKHNGYVLEQLLSPLVVHTTPAHEELIALSPGVLTSHHAHHYRGFAGTQWRLFEKAAELKPLLYAFRALLTGIHLMRTAEVQAHLPTLLAEVPQAPPYLADLIEAKVAAEHGGYEGPALDAVREDFRALHAVLDAAQAASALPGQGSAYDALDAFVVRRRTLRG; translated from the coding sequence ATGCTGGACGCTCTGAGTCTCGACCTGACCCCCGTCGTGGCGGAACAGCCCGACCCCCTGCTGTTCGCCACGGTCTCCGGCGCACACCTGTACGGCTTCCCGTCCCGGGACTCCGACATCGACCTGCGCGGCGCCCACCTGCTCCCGGCCGAGGACCTGCTGGGACTGCGCGAGCCGGAGGAGACCCGTACCCGCATGTGGGACCGGGACGACGTGGAGATGGACCTCGTCACGCACGACCTGCGCAAGTTCGTCCGTCTGATGCTGAAGCACAACGGGTACGTCCTGGAACAGCTGCTCTCCCCGCTCGTCGTCCACACGACGCCGGCGCACGAGGAGCTGATCGCCCTGTCCCCGGGAGTGCTGACCTCCCACCACGCCCACCACTACCGGGGGTTCGCGGGCACCCAGTGGCGGCTCTTCGAGAAGGCCGCCGAACTCAAACCGCTGCTCTACGCGTTCCGGGCGCTGCTCACCGGCATCCACCTCATGCGGACGGCCGAGGTGCAGGCGCACCTGCCGACCCTGCTGGCCGAGGTGCCGCAGGCGCCCCCGTACCTCGCCGACCTGATCGAGGCCAAGGTGGCCGCCGAGCACGGGGGCTACGAGGGCCCGGCCCTCGACGCGGTGCGGGAGGACTTCCGGGCGCTGCACGCGGTGCTGGACGCGGCGCAGGCCGCTTCCGCGCTGCCCGGGCAGGGCTCGGCGTACGACGCGCTCGACGCGTTCGTCGTACGGCGGCGCACGCTACGCGGCTGA
- the pnuC gene encoding nicotinamide riboside transporter PnuC: MSWTMSWTEVLGFATGALCVWLVARQHVANWPIGIANNVFFIVLFAQAGLYADAGLQIVFIALAAYGWWSWTHGGGPGSAEALPVRRTTRTEWAGLAAAGAVGVLALTLLLSRATDSTVPFWDALTTGLSLVATYGQCRKLVESWWLWIAADLVYIPLYAHKGLYLTSALYVGFLALCVVGLLGWRRTLPAPGARTAAEAAEAAA, translated from the coding sequence ATGAGCTGGACCATGAGCTGGACCGAGGTGCTCGGCTTCGCCACCGGCGCCCTGTGCGTCTGGCTGGTCGCCCGGCAGCACGTGGCCAACTGGCCGATCGGCATCGCCAACAACGTCTTCTTCATCGTGCTCTTCGCCCAGGCGGGCCTCTACGCCGACGCCGGGCTCCAGATCGTCTTCATCGCCCTCGCCGCCTACGGCTGGTGGTCCTGGACCCACGGGGGTGGACCAGGATCCGCCGAGGCCCTGCCGGTGCGCCGCACCACGCGCACCGAATGGGCCGGGCTCGCCGCGGCGGGGGCGGTGGGGGTGCTCGCGCTCACCCTGCTGCTGAGCCGGGCCACCGACTCCACCGTCCCCTTCTGGGACGCTCTGACCACGGGGCTCTCGCTCGTCGCCACCTACGGCCAGTGCCGCAAGCTCGTCGAGTCCTGGTGGCTGTGGATCGCGGCCGACCTCGTCTACATCCCGCTCTACGCCCACAAGGGCCTCTACCTGACCTCCGCGCTCTACGTGGGCTTCCTCGCCCTGTGCGTGGTCGGACTCCTCGGCTGGCGGCGCACGCTCCCGGCGCCCGGCGCCCGTACGGCGGCGGAAGCGGCGGAGGCGGCGGCATGA
- a CDS encoding nucleotidyltransferase domain-containing protein, which yields MDDLTLVRDHTVYRCVMGSRAFGLATEASDTDLRGVYLAPTPLFWRFEKPPTHVEGPRDEEFSWELERFCELALRANPNILECLHSPLVEEVTPVGEELLSLRGAFLSRRAHTSFSRYAASQHGKLLADVRVHGAPRWKHAMHLLRLLLSCRDLLRTGGLTIDAGPHRDRLLAVRRGELTWEEVDAWMTRLGDETDTALATTVLPAEPDHARVQDFLVRTRRASAA from the coding sequence ATGGACGATCTGACACTGGTACGGGACCACACGGTCTACCGGTGCGTGATGGGCTCCCGGGCGTTCGGACTGGCGACGGAGGCGAGCGACACCGACCTGCGCGGTGTCTACCTCGCCCCGACGCCGCTCTTCTGGCGGTTCGAGAAGCCCCCCACGCACGTGGAGGGCCCGCGGGACGAGGAGTTCTCCTGGGAGCTGGAGCGCTTCTGCGAACTGGCCCTGCGGGCCAACCCGAACATCCTGGAGTGCCTGCACTCCCCCCTGGTGGAAGAGGTCACCCCGGTCGGCGAGGAGCTGCTCTCCCTGCGCGGGGCCTTCCTCTCCCGCCGGGCCCACACCAGCTTCAGCCGGTACGCGGCCTCCCAGCACGGCAAACTCCTCGCGGACGTCCGCGTCCACGGCGCCCCGCGCTGGAAGCACGCCATGCACCTGCTGCGCCTGCTGCTGTCCTGCCGTGACCTCCTGCGCACCGGCGGCCTGACCATCGACGCCGGCCCGCACCGCGACCGCCTCCTCGCGGTCCGCCGCGGCGAACTGACCTGGGAAGAGGTCGACGCCTGGATGACCCGCCTGGGGGACGAGACGGACACGGCCCTGGCGACCACCGTCCTGCCCGCGGAGCCCGACCACGCGCGGGTGCAGGACTTCCTGGTCCGCACCCGCCGCGCGTCAGCCGCGTAG
- the cmk gene encoding (d)CMP kinase yields the protein METVAPSAVIVAIDGPSGTGKSSTSKAVAAKLGLRYLDTGAQYRAITWWMITNGVDTDDPQAIAIAAGKPTIVSGTDPAAPTITVDGLDAAGPIRTQEVTSKVSAVSAVPEVRTLITDLQRSIAAEAAQEAEGIVVEGRDIGTTVLPDADLKIFLTASAEARAARRSGELRGKEAADLAATKEALIKRDAADSGRKTSPLAKADDAVEVDTTELTLDRVIECVVTLVEEKRAGRK from the coding sequence GTGGAAACCGTAGCTCCGTCCGCCGTGATCGTCGCCATCGACGGTCCCTCCGGCACGGGCAAGTCCAGCACCTCCAAGGCCGTGGCCGCCAAGCTCGGGCTGCGCTACCTGGACACCGGTGCCCAGTACCGGGCCATCACCTGGTGGATGATCACCAACGGCGTCGACACCGACGACCCGCAGGCCATCGCCATCGCGGCCGGCAAGCCCACCATCGTCTCCGGCACCGACCCGGCCGCCCCCACCATCACCGTGGACGGCCTCGACGCCGCGGGTCCCATCCGGACCCAGGAGGTCACCTCGAAGGTCAGCGCCGTCAGCGCCGTCCCCGAGGTGCGCACCCTGATCACCGACCTCCAGCGCTCCATCGCCGCCGAGGCGGCCCAGGAGGCCGAGGGGATCGTCGTCGAGGGCCGGGACATCGGCACCACCGTCCTGCCCGACGCCGACCTCAAGATCTTCCTGACCGCCTCCGCCGAGGCGCGCGCCGCCCGGCGCAGCGGAGAGCTCCGCGGCAAGGAGGCCGCCGACCTCGCGGCCACCAAGGAGGCGCTGATCAAGCGCGACGCGGCCGACTCCGGCCGCAAGACCTCCCCGCTGGCCAAGGCCGACGACGCCGTCGAGGTGGACACCACCGAGCTCACGCTCGACCGCGTGATCGAATGCGTCGTGACGCTCGTGGAAGAGAAGCGGGCGGGCCGCAAGTGA
- a CDS encoding prephenate dehydrogenase: MRTAVVIGTGLIGTSAALALTARGITVHLADHDPDRARTAAALGAGTDEPAQEQVDLAIVAVPPAHVAATLADLIGRGVARAYVDVASVKGGPRRELAALGVDVTAYIGTHPMAGKEQSGPLAATADLFEGRPWVLTPTRDTDHEVLNLALELVALSRAVPVVMDADAHDRAVALVSHTPQLVSSMVAARLEEADETAVRLCGQGIRDVTRIAASDPRMWVEILSANPGPVADVLAGIAADLEETVEALRGLQSGDVDKRRGGAAGIEDVLRRGNAGRVRVPGKHGAAPTVYETVAVLISDQPGELARIFADAGRAGVNIEDVRIEHATGQQAGLVQLMVEPRAVAGLTAELRERGWALRQQ, encoded by the coding sequence GTGAGAACCGCCGTCGTCATCGGAACCGGACTGATCGGCACCTCTGCGGCGCTCGCCCTGACCGCCCGCGGGATCACCGTCCACCTCGCCGACCACGACCCGGACCGGGCCCGTACGGCGGCCGCCCTCGGCGCAGGCACCGACGAGCCCGCGCAGGAGCAGGTCGACCTCGCGATCGTCGCCGTCCCGCCGGCCCACGTGGCCGCCACCCTGGCCGACCTGATCGGGCGCGGGGTCGCCCGGGCCTACGTGGACGTGGCCAGCGTCAAGGGCGGACCGCGGCGGGAGCTGGCGGCGCTCGGCGTGGACGTCACCGCCTACATCGGGACGCACCCGATGGCCGGCAAGGAGCAGTCGGGGCCGCTCGCCGCCACCGCGGACCTCTTCGAGGGCCGCCCGTGGGTGCTGACCCCCACCCGGGACACCGACCACGAGGTCCTCAACCTCGCGCTGGAGCTGGTGGCCCTCAGCCGGGCCGTACCGGTCGTGATGGACGCCGACGCCCACGACCGGGCGGTGGCGCTCGTCTCGCACACCCCGCAGCTGGTCTCCAGCATGGTCGCGGCCCGGCTGGAGGAGGCCGACGAGACGGCGGTGCGGCTGTGCGGGCAGGGCATCCGCGACGTGACCCGGATCGCGGCCTCCGACCCGCGGATGTGGGTGGAGATCCTCTCCGCCAACCCGGGACCGGTCGCCGACGTCCTCGCCGGGATCGCCGCCGACCTGGAAGAGACCGTCGAGGCGCTGCGCGGCCTCCAGTCCGGCGACGTGGACAAGCGGCGCGGCGGCGCCGCCGGCATCGAGGACGTGCTGCGGCGCGGGAACGCGGGCCGCGTCCGGGTGCCGGGCAAGCACGGCGCGGCGCCCACGGTCTACGAGACGGTGGCCGTGCTCATCAGCGACCAGCCCGGTGAGCTGGCACGGATCTTCGCCGACGCGGGACGGGCCGGGGTCAACATCGAGGACGTGCGCATCGAGCACGCGACGGGCCAGCAGGCCGGCCTCGTCCAGCTGATGGTGGAGCCGCGGGCGGTGGCGGGCCTGACCGCCGAGCTGCGCGAGCGGGGCTGGGCGCTGCGGCAGCAGTAA
- a CDS encoding pseudouridine synthase gives MRSSGNGNGGGNRNSGGGGGGGRGNSRGGSSSGGGGYRGSGSGGGSGSGGGYRGGGSGGSGGSRGGSSGGSGGGYRGGSSGGSGGSRGGSSGGSRGGYQGGGGYQGGGSDSRDRDQPAPRIRNPRPEERRYDVGPEGERSGRSGPKAGGGGARGAAARGGAKGGPRTSKTPGIGGAGGPRSGPGSRSGQSRPRELDARIEERVRDRYADRPVIKTPKTFPGAEEEGERLQKVLARAGMGSRRACEELIEQARVEVNGEIVLEQGKRVQPKDEIKVDGLTVATQSYLFFALNKPAGVVSTMEDPDGRQCLGDYVTNRETRLFHVGRLDTETEGIILLTNHGELAHRLTHPKYGVKKTYVAAITGPLPREIGKRLKDGIELEDGYARADHFRVVDQVGKNYLVEVTLHEGRKHIVRRMMAEAGFPVEKLVRTSFGPIELGDQKSGWLRRLTNTEVGMLMREVGL, from the coding sequence ATGCGAAGCAGCGGCAACGGCAACGGTGGCGGCAACAGGAACAGCGGCGGCGGCGGTGGCGGCGGGCGCGGTAACTCCCGCGGCGGCTCCTCCAGCGGCGGCGGTGGCTACCGCGGGAGCGGCTCCGGCGGTGGCAGCGGCTCGGGCGGCGGCTACCGCGGCGGCGGCTCCGGTGGCTCCGGTGGCTCCCGTGGCGGCAGCTCCGGCGGCTCCGGCGGCGGCTACCGCGGTGGCAGCTCCGGCGGCTCCGGCGGTTCGCGCGGTGGCAGCTCCGGCGGCTCCCGCGGCGGCTACCAGGGAGGTGGCGGTTACCAGGGCGGCGGCTCCGACTCGCGCGACCGCGACCAGCCGGCCCCCCGCATCCGCAACCCGCGTCCCGAGGAGCGCCGCTACGACGTCGGCCCCGAGGGCGAGCGCAGCGGACGCAGCGGCCCCAAGGCGGGCGGCGGCGGTGCCCGCGGCGCGGCGGCGCGCGGTGGCGCCAAGGGCGGTCCCCGGACCTCCAAGACCCCCGGCATCGGCGGCGCGGGCGGCCCGCGCAGCGGCCCCGGCAGCCGCAGCGGCCAGTCCCGCCCGCGCGAGCTGGACGCGCGCATCGAGGAGCGGGTGCGCGACCGCTACGCCGACCGGCCCGTGATCAAGACCCCGAAGACCTTCCCGGGTGCCGAGGAGGAGGGTGAGCGTCTGCAGAAGGTGCTCGCCCGCGCCGGCATGGGTTCGCGCCGCGCTTGCGAGGAGCTCATCGAGCAGGCCCGCGTCGAGGTCAACGGCGAGATCGTGCTGGAGCAGGGCAAGCGCGTCCAGCCGAAGGACGAGATCAAGGTGGACGGCCTGACCGTCGCCACCCAGTCGTACCTGTTCTTCGCGCTGAACAAGCCGGCCGGTGTCGTCTCCACCATGGAGGACCCGGACGGACGCCAGTGCCTGGGCGACTACGTCACCAACCGTGAGACCCGTCTCTTCCACGTCGGCCGGCTCGACACCGAGACCGAGGGCATCATCCTGCTCACCAACCACGGTGAGCTGGCCCACCGCCTCACGCACCCGAAGTACGGCGTGAAGAAGACGTACGTGGCCGCCATCACCGGCCCGCTGCCGCGCGAGATCGGCAAGCGCCTCAAGGACGGCATCGAGCTGGAGGACGGCTACGCCCGCGCCGACCACTTCCGCGTCGTCGACCAGGTCGGCAAGAACTACCTGGTCGAGGTCACCCTCCACGAGGGCCGCAAGCACATCGTCCGCCGCATGATGGCGGAGGCCGGCTTCCCCGTCGAGAAGCTCGTCCGTACCTCCTTCGGTCCGATCGAGCTGGGCGACCAGAAGTCCGGCTGGCTGCGCCGCCTGACCAACACCGAGGTCGGCATGCTGATGCGCGAGGTCGGTCTGTAG
- a CDS encoding YidB family protein: MAGNDLGSLLGGLLGGSGGQGGSGGAGNILGALLGALTGAGGGASGGAGGAGSGGASGAQAGGNNPLGGLMDMLTKSGLADQAQSWLGTGDNKPVSGAQIAEAVPDEALQKAAAQAGVSPQEAADQIAQALPTAVDRLSPGGQLPSGSLEDIIRQQKF; encoded by the coding sequence ATGGCGGGTAACGACCTCGGCTCCCTTCTCGGCGGCCTCCTCGGCGGCAGCGGTGGCCAGGGCGGGAGCGGTGGCGCCGGCAACATCCTCGGTGCGCTGCTCGGCGCACTCACCGGCGCCGGCGGCGGTGCGAGCGGCGGTGCCGGCGGCGCTGGGAGCGGCGGTGCGAGCGGCGCCCAGGCCGGCGGGAACAACCCGCTCGGCGGGCTGATGGACATGCTGACCAAGTCGGGCCTCGCCGACCAGGCCCAGTCCTGGCTCGGCACCGGCGACAACAAGCCGGTCAGTGGCGCCCAGATCGCGGAGGCGGTGCCCGACGAGGCCCTCCAGAAGGCGGCCGCGCAGGCGGGCGTCAGCCCGCAGGAGGCCGCCGACCAGATCGCGCAGGCGCTGCCCACCGCCGTCGACCGGCTGAGCCCCGGGGGACAGCTCCCGAGCGGTTCGCTGGAGGACATCATCCGGCAGCAGAAGTTCTGA
- a CDS encoding Rieske (2Fe-2S) protein, whose translation MSDLTHTARRTVLTIGAAALTGGAITACGGGSGETAPQGEASGAATPPATPAPASSEAGAPASDKTLTKKADVPVGGGKVFKEEKVVVTQPKAGTFKCFTAVCPHQGCLVNKVENGSIDCPCHDSKFAIADGAVTKGPATKGLAEKKIKVAADGNISLA comes from the coding sequence ATGAGTGACCTCACGCACACCGCCCGGCGCACGGTACTGACGATCGGCGCCGCCGCCCTGACCGGGGGCGCCATCACCGCCTGCGGCGGCGGGAGCGGCGAGACGGCCCCGCAGGGGGAGGCGAGCGGCGCGGCCACGCCGCCCGCCACGCCCGCCCCGGCCAGCTCGGAGGCCGGCGCGCCGGCCTCCGACAAGACCCTCACCAAGAAGGCCGACGTCCCGGTGGGCGGCGGCAAGGTCTTCAAGGAGGAGAAGGTCGTGGTCACCCAGCCCAAGGCCGGCACCTTCAAGTGCTTCACGGCGGTCTGCCCCCACCAGGGCTGCCTGGTCAACAAGGTGGAGAACGGCAGCATCGACTGCCCCTGCCACGACAGCAAGTTCGCCATCGCGGACGGCGCGGTGACCAAGGGGCCCGCCACCAAGGGGCTGGCCGAGAAGAAGATCAAGGTCGCGGCGGACGGCAATATCTCGCTCGCATAG
- a CDS encoding AAA family ATPase — protein sequence MRRHGHGLVLGKFYPPHAGHHHLVRTAHDQCERLTVLVCAASVESVPLADRVAWMREAHPGAEVVGAVDDIPVDLHDPAIWEAHMAVFRSAVPGRVDAVFTSEEYGSELARRFGAAEVLVDRERTLFPVSGTAVRQDPVGSWDFLGPAVRAALTRRVVVLGAESTGTTTLSRALADHYRRRGGVWARTGWVAEYGRRYSEEKLAAARAADPAASWADVSFTSEEFPVIARRQDADEERAARLGSPVLFCDTDSFATGIWHERYMDGRNTEVERIADRTRRDLYLLTDHADVPFEDDGLRDGEHLRPWMTERFRAELERTGRRYLVVRGDRAARLEAAVRAVDGLLAEGWHFTDPLPENR from the coding sequence ATGAGGCGCCACGGGCACGGCCTGGTCCTCGGCAAGTTCTACCCGCCGCACGCCGGCCACCACCACCTCGTCCGCACCGCCCACGACCAGTGCGAGCGGCTGACCGTCCTGGTGTGCGCGGCCTCCGTCGAATCGGTCCCGCTCGCCGACCGGGTCGCCTGGATGCGCGAGGCGCACCCCGGGGCCGAGGTCGTCGGCGCGGTGGACGACATCCCCGTCGACCTGCACGACCCGGCGATCTGGGAGGCCCACATGGCGGTCTTCCGGAGCGCGGTCCCCGGACGGGTGGACGCCGTGTTCACCTCGGAGGAGTACGGGAGCGAGCTCGCCCGGCGGTTCGGCGCCGCGGAGGTCCTGGTGGACCGGGAGCGGACGCTGTTCCCGGTGTCGGGGACGGCCGTGCGGCAGGACCCGGTCGGCTCCTGGGACTTCCTCGGGCCGGCCGTACGGGCCGCCCTGACCCGACGGGTCGTCGTCCTCGGGGCGGAGTCCACCGGCACCACCACGCTCTCGCGGGCCCTGGCGGACCACTACCGGCGCCGCGGCGGCGTCTGGGCCAGGACGGGCTGGGTCGCCGAGTACGGCCGCCGGTACAGCGAGGAGAAGCTGGCGGCGGCCCGCGCGGCCGACCCGGCGGCCTCCTGGGCCGACGTCTCCTTCACCTCCGAGGAGTTCCCGGTCATCGCCCGCCGCCAGGACGCCGACGAGGAGCGGGCGGCCCGGCTCGGCTCCCCGGTGCTGTTCTGCGACACCGACTCCTTCGCGACCGGCATCTGGCACGAGCGGTACATGGACGGCCGCAACACCGAGGTCGAGCGGATCGCCGACCGGACCCGGCGCGACCTGTACCTGCTGACCGACCACGCCGACGTGCCCTTCGAGGACGACGGACTGCGGGACGGGGAGCACCTGCGGCCCTGGATGACGGAGCGGTTCCGGGCGGAACTGGAGCGCACCGGACGGCGTTACCTCGTCGTGCGCGGGGACCGGGCGGCCCGGCTGGAAGCGGCCGTCCGGGCCGTGGACGGACTGCTGGCCGAGGGCTGGCACTTCACCGACCCCCTCCCGGAGAACCGATGA
- a CDS encoding DUF952 domain-containing protein, whose translation MIFHIVPLADWTAAPELPYAPPSLESEGFVHCSADRATALAIADAHYRAVPGILLAVELDEGALTSVVRRASETGGRYPHVHGPLNREAVVHVWEVVRTPGTPTSLAPWEPGR comes from the coding sequence ATGATCTTCCACATCGTCCCGCTCGCCGACTGGACCGCCGCGCCCGAGCTCCCGTACGCCCCGCCCTCGCTGGAGTCGGAGGGATTCGTCCACTGTTCGGCGGATCGCGCCACGGCACTCGCGATCGCCGACGCGCACTACCGGGCGGTACCCGGGATCCTGCTCGCGGTGGAGCTGGACGAGGGGGCGCTGACCTCCGTGGTCCGCCGGGCGAGTGAAACCGGCGGCCGCTACCCGCATGTCCACGGTCCGCTGAACCGGGAAGCCGTGGTTCACGTGTGGGAGGTCGTACGCACACCCGGCACTCCCACCTCACTGGCCCCGTGGGAACCGGGCCGATGA
- a CDS encoding ADP-ribosylglycohydrolase family protein — MTKRAATGALIGLALGDALGFPTEFNDVPSILAKTGPWREMSLPRPAIVTDDTQMTLALARGMRTAAERGRVEPLRLARPVREEFVDWYHSPENNRAPGRTCMTACRLLDTPDRDWRDASQIGSKGCGANMRVVPVGLVPDWTEEERAGAAQLQSALTHGHPTALAASDLTARAVHLLAEGTEVTGLVGRLRSYALENRTRYHERWLGDLWMRTASDASPESFMARGWDDCLAVLDRLAAALRSPSPETDPCLTTGDGWVAEEALATALHCFLLFPDEPLTALRRAACTRGDSDSLACLAGAFAGAHLGADVWPREWEGRIEYRDELLAFGTLWDA, encoded by the coding sequence ATGACGAAGCGAGCCGCGACGGGCGCCCTGATCGGCCTGGCCCTGGGCGACGCCCTCGGCTTCCCGACCGAGTTCAACGACGTGCCCTCGATCCTGGCCAAGACGGGCCCCTGGCGCGAGATGAGCCTCCCGCGCCCGGCGATCGTCACGGACGACACCCAGATGACCCTCGCACTGGCCCGCGGCATGCGCACGGCGGCGGAGCGCGGCCGGGTGGAGCCGCTGCGCCTGGCCCGGCCCGTCCGCGAGGAGTTCGTCGACTGGTACCACTCCCCGGAGAACAACCGGGCCCCGGGCCGCACCTGCATGACGGCCTGCCGGCTGCTGGACACCCCGGACCGGGACTGGCGCGACGCCAGCCAGATCGGCTCCAAGGGCTGCGGTGCCAACATGCGGGTGGTCCCGGTCGGGCTGGTTCCGGACTGGACCGAGGAGGAGCGGGCCGGCGCCGCGCAGCTCCAGTCCGCCCTCACCCACGGGCACCCCACCGCGCTCGCCGCCTCCGACCTGACCGCCCGGGCGGTCCACCTGCTCGCCGAGGGCACCGAGGTGACGGGGCTCGTCGGGCGGCTGCGCTCGTACGCCCTGGAGAACCGCACCCGCTACCACGAGCGCTGGCTCGGCGACCTGTGGATGCGGACGGCGTCCGACGCCTCCCCGGAGTCCTTCATGGCGCGGGGCTGGGACGACTGCCTGGCGGTCCTGGACCGGCTGGCGGCAGCCCTGCGGTCCCCGTCCCCGGAGACCGACCCCTGCCTGACCACGGGCGACGGCTGGGTGGCCGAGGAGGCCCTCGCCACCGCCCTGCACTGCTTCCTGCTCTTCCCCGACGAGCCGCTGACGGCGCTGCGCCGGGCCGCCTGCACCCGGGGCGACTCCGACTCCCTCGCCTGCCTGGCCGGTGCCTTCGCCGGAGCCCACCTCGGTGCGGACGTCTGGCCCCGCGAATGGGAGGGCCGCATCGAGTACCGGGACGAACTCCTGGCCTTCGGCACCCTCTGGGATGCTTGA
- the scpB gene encoding SMC-Scp complex subunit ScpB, translating to MSSDVSAVAALELKPALEAVLMVVDEPATEAHLAKVLERTPREVAQALRDLADEYTAARRGFELRLVAGGWRFYTRAEYAPAVEGFVLDGQQARLTQAALETLAVVAYRQPVSRSRVSAVRGVNCDGVMRTLLQRGLVEEAGTEPETGAILYRTTNYFLERMGLRGLDELPELAPFLPEADAIEAETQEGVPSFDPDAPDTDEDDKTTEL from the coding sequence TTGAGCAGCGACGTGAGCGCGGTGGCCGCGCTGGAGCTGAAGCCGGCCCTGGAGGCCGTGCTCATGGTCGTGGACGAGCCGGCGACCGAGGCGCACCTCGCCAAGGTGCTGGAGCGCACCCCGCGCGAGGTCGCGCAGGCCCTGCGCGACCTCGCCGACGAGTACACGGCCGCGCGCCGGGGCTTCGAGCTCCGGCTCGTCGCCGGGGGCTGGCGGTTCTACACCCGGGCCGAGTACGCGCCGGCCGTGGAGGGCTTCGTACTGGACGGGCAGCAGGCCCGGCTGACCCAGGCGGCGCTGGAGACCCTGGCGGTCGTCGCGTACCGCCAGCCGGTCAGCCGATCGCGGGTTTCGGCGGTGCGCGGAGTCAACTGCGACGGGGTCATGCGCACCCTCCTCCAGCGCGGTCTGGTGGAGGAGGCGGGGACGGAACCCGAAACAGGTGCGATCCTATACAGGACGACGAACTACTTTCTGGAGCGGATGGGCCTGCGCGGCCTGGACGAGCTCCCGGAGCTCGCGCCCTTCCTCCCCGAGGCGGACGCGATCGAAGCCGAGACGCAAGAAGGTGTGCCGTCGTTCGATCCGGACGCACCGGACACCGATGAAGACGACAAGACGACGGAACTTTGA